One Flavobacterium cerinum genomic window, TGAACCGGTTGTTTGATTCTAATAACCGACAATGTGAAATGATTCTGTATGATCTGTTATGCAGTTATTATACTTCGGTATTAGCCCGGCAAAAGAAAGAACAACAGGTTTTGTCGGAATAAACGGTTAGGGTAAAAAGTGTACTTTTGCGGAAAAATAACCAACGCATGTCACACCGCCATTTCCTGATCCATAAACCGCACGGCTACCTAAGCCAGTTTATTTATGAAAAGAAAAGACATAAAAAACTACTGGGTGAACTATATTCTTTTCCGGAAGGAACTATGGCTATCGGACGATTGGATGAAGATTCGGAAGGCTTGTTGTTACTCACTACAGATGGTGTGATGAGTGAAAAAGTGCGAAGTAAAAAAGTCGCTAAAGAATACTATGCTCAGGTCGACGGAATGATCAGACCTGAAGCGGTTACTGCACTACAAAAAGGCGTGGAAATAGGGGTAAAAGGAACCCGATATA contains:
- a CDS encoding pseudouridine synthase; the encoded protein is MSHRHFLIHKPHGYLSQFIYEKKRHKKLLGELYSFPEGTMAIGRLDEDSEGLLLLTTDGVMSEKVRSKKVAKEYYAQVDGMIRPEAVTALQKGVEIGVKGTRYTTRPCLAEIITELPDFIGPGRRIRDERHGPTSWVSITLTEGKYRQVRKMTAAVGFPTLRLVRVRVGNLSLQNLNAGTVREVDHFDLPEQV